Proteins found in one bacterium genomic segment:
- a CDS encoding YdbC family protein, with the protein MLIKWIHCEVSSEQRDAFDRAQQQWSSLADCDGFILQVGGWNLRAKNEACVIGLWRDEASYSAFMRDIHDSITTISHQEKTYDSCRTERFDVQLRMDGTSHNLSEGISNAEVLRIARCKLRPGREERFTEVQESIWIPGMRGAGMSCGLFGKHKSDPSPTCIVISAWETEQVHAAYVDGPFRDLRRRASIEDDVSELSGALVKLLSEWTCLGQRP; encoded by the coding sequence ATGCTCATCAAGTGGATCCATTGCGAAGTCTCCTCCGAGCAGCGCGATGCCTTTGATCGCGCGCAGCAGCAATGGTCTTCCTTGGCCGATTGCGATGGCTTCATCCTGCAGGTCGGCGGATGGAACCTGAGGGCGAAGAATGAAGCGTGTGTGATCGGGCTCTGGCGGGATGAAGCAAGCTACTCCGCCTTCATGCGCGACATTCACGACAGCATCACTACGATCTCGCATCAGGAAAAGACGTACGATTCCTGCCGGACGGAGAGGTTCGATGTGCAACTCCGAATGGATGGCACTTCCCACAACCTATCAGAGGGAATCAGCAACGCCGAAGTTCTCCGAATCGCACGATGCAAGTTGAGACCTGGGCGCGAAGAGCGCTTCACAGAAGTGCAAGAATCCATCTGGATTCCTGGAATGCGCGGCGCAGGGATGTCATGTGGACTCTTTGGAAAGCACAAGAGCGACCCCTCCCCCACCTGTATCGTTATCTCTGCGTGGGAGACTGAGCAGGTGCATGCAGCGTATGTCGATGGGCCGTTCCGAGATCTCCGCCGGCGGGCAAGTATCGAGGATGATGTCTCGGAACTGAGCGGCGCGCTGGTGAAGCTCCTCTCCGAATGGACGTGCCTGGGTCAGCGTCCTTAG
- the rnr gene encoding ribonuclease R translates to MPINEKELLHLLSKAHGTMSLREMMRDLNLHSAERRDLQITLRKLDRTGRIERVGGKNWRVVSRKTQSKVLIGLVQVVSSGNGFVRLDPHSAEAAEGERDVMVFEEDLADALDGDTVAVELTRRTSRGLRGRIVDVLERARTELAGMFQQSDRTRGEVIPRDKSIQRRIEVAMPPKELGISNFDWVMVEITDFTSTDQPLRGKIKERLGASHERGIDVLLLLRDRGIVPEFPPSVEKAASELEMNLDEELKIRHDLRELKTITIDPATAKDFDDALSIEKEGDCWRLWVHIADVSYFVRPNDTIDEEARARATSVYPVDRVVPMLPERLSNDLCSLNPHVDRFTMTAEMIIKPDGTFGKTKFYSSVIHSDHRLTYEEAQAILEDTPEAKKEEFGDCIEDLFMLRDCSRTLRSMRERNGSLDLDIPETEIMFHETGEVEDMRYSERFEAHRLVEHCMLAANEAVAEFLAKKQAPALYRIHEPADPDRIAKLEDVLKALGVRVRLTNRDGDLQHHQLQKAIESIGDRRGGHIIRRMVLRALKRAEYSPDNRGHFGLASKCYCHFTSPIRRYPDLVVHRQLRALERNEPLPYPDDADGREEIAELADHTSTQERVAESAEWDSTQIKATEYIKQFEGDEMNGLISGVQGFGLFIELEHYSVEGLVHIRTMTDDRYDLDDLGISLVGRKSGRKYKLTDEVRVKIVRANPFEGELDLELVGETPAASKGKSRRYAPPRTGKKKSPKKGRGKKR, encoded by the coding sequence ATGCCCATAAATGAGAAAGAACTCCTGCACCTGCTCAGCAAGGCGCATGGAACGATGTCGCTGCGAGAGATGATGCGCGACTTGAATTTGCACTCTGCGGAGCGACGCGATCTGCAAATCACGCTCCGCAAGCTGGATCGCACTGGCAGAATCGAACGCGTTGGCGGCAAGAACTGGCGCGTTGTCTCACGCAAAACACAGAGCAAGGTCCTGATCGGTCTGGTCCAGGTCGTTTCGAGCGGAAATGGTTTTGTTCGCCTCGATCCGCACAGCGCGGAAGCCGCCGAAGGCGAACGCGACGTGATGGTCTTCGAGGAAGACCTGGCCGACGCGCTCGATGGCGACACGGTGGCCGTCGAACTGACACGGCGAACTTCGCGCGGATTGCGCGGCCGCATCGTCGACGTTCTGGAACGCGCGCGCACGGAACTTGCCGGCATGTTCCAGCAGTCCGACCGGACGCGCGGCGAAGTCATCCCGCGCGACAAGTCCATCCAGCGTCGCATCGAAGTCGCGATGCCGCCGAAGGAACTTGGCATTTCCAACTTCGATTGGGTCATGGTGGAAATCACCGACTTCACGTCGACCGATCAGCCGTTGCGCGGGAAGATCAAAGAACGCCTCGGTGCGTCGCACGAACGCGGCATCGACGTTCTGTTGCTGCTGCGCGATCGCGGGATCGTTCCGGAATTTCCTCCTTCGGTCGAGAAGGCTGCTTCCGAACTCGAGATGAATCTGGATGAGGAACTGAAGATCCGCCACGACCTGCGCGAGCTGAAGACAATCACCATCGATCCCGCCACGGCAAAGGATTTCGACGACGCGCTGAGCATTGAAAAAGAGGGCGATTGCTGGCGACTGTGGGTTCACATCGCCGATGTTTCTTACTTTGTCAGGCCGAATGATACGATTGACGAGGAGGCCCGCGCCCGCGCGACTTCCGTGTATCCAGTCGACCGAGTCGTTCCAATGTTGCCGGAGCGTCTCTCGAATGATCTCTGCAGCCTGAATCCGCACGTCGATCGCTTCACCATGACGGCAGAGATGATCATCAAGCCGGATGGGACCTTTGGAAAAACGAAGTTCTATTCCTCCGTCATCCACAGCGATCATCGGCTGACGTACGAGGAAGCGCAGGCGATTCTGGAGGACACGCCGGAGGCCAAGAAGGAGGAGTTCGGCGATTGCATCGAGGATCTGTTTATGCTTCGCGATTGCTCGCGCACGTTGCGGAGCATGCGCGAGCGCAACGGCTCCCTCGACCTGGATATTCCGGAAACGGAGATCATGTTCCACGAGACCGGAGAAGTCGAAGACATGCGCTACTCCGAGCGTTTCGAGGCACATCGCCTTGTCGAGCACTGCATGCTTGCCGCCAATGAGGCGGTTGCGGAATTCCTGGCGAAGAAGCAGGCACCGGCTCTCTACCGAATTCACGAACCGGCCGATCCGGATCGCATTGCGAAGCTGGAAGACGTTTTGAAGGCACTTGGGGTTCGCGTCCGGCTAACCAATCGAGATGGCGATTTGCAGCATCATCAGTTGCAGAAGGCCATCGAATCGATTGGCGATCGACGCGGCGGTCACATTATTCGGCGAATGGTGCTACGTGCCCTGAAGCGAGCCGAGTACTCGCCGGACAATCGTGGGCACTTCGGATTGGCATCGAAGTGCTACTGCCATTTTACATCGCCGATTCGCCGCTATCCGGACCTTGTTGTGCATCGCCAGTTGCGTGCTTTGGAGCGTAATGAACCTCTTCCCTATCCGGACGATGCGGATGGTCGCGAGGAAATAGCCGAACTGGCCGATCATACAAGCACACAGGAGCGGGTCGCTGAATCCGCCGAGTGGGATTCGACTCAGATCAAGGCGACCGAGTATATCAAGCAGTTCGAAGGCGACGAGATGAACGGCCTGATTTCCGGCGTTCAGGGCTTCGGCCTCTTCATCGAGCTCGAGCACTACTCGGTTGAAGGTCTTGTTCACATCCGCACGATGACGGACGATCGCTACGATCTGGATGATCTGGGTATCAGTTTGGTCGGTCGCAAGTCTGGGCGGAAGTACAAGCTGACCGATGAGGTGCGTGTAAAGATCGTGCGCGCGAATCCGTTCGAAGGAGAACTGGATCTGGAACTCGTGGGCGAGACCCCGGCAGCCTCGAAGGGCAAGTCGCGCCGATACGCTCCACCCCGAACTGGGAAGAAGAAGTCTCCCAAGAAGGGCCGCGGCAAGAAGCGCTAA